The Prunus persica cultivar Lovell chromosome G7, Prunus_persica_NCBIv2, whole genome shotgun sequence genome has a segment encoding these proteins:
- the LOC18769382 gene encoding polygalacturonase-like produces MANPKTLLLLLLLSQLVLMMGGANAADLTYSVTSLGAIADGKTDSTKVFLSAWSKACASVQPAVIYVPAGRFLVQNAAFSGPCKNNAITFRIDGTLVAPSDYRVIGNAGNWILFEHVNGVTISGGLLDGQGTGLWACKASTKSCPRGATTLGFSSSNNIVVNGLASLNSQMFHIVINGCQNVKMQGVKVSASGNSPNTDGIHVQMSSEVTILNSKIATGDDCVSIGPGTTNLWIENVACGPGHGISIGSLGKDSQEDGVQNVTVKTVTFTGTQNGVRIKSWGRPSTGFARNILFQHIVNVNVQNPIVIDQNYCPGNKGCPGQVSGVKISDVIYQDIHGTSATQVAVKFDCSSKYPCSGIKLEDVKLTYKNQAAEASCKYAGGTAAGTVQPTSCL; encoded by the exons ATGGCAAACCCCAaaaccctcctcctcctcctccttctctcaCAACTAGTCTTGATGATGGGCGGTGCGAATGCCGCAGACCTAACCTACAGCGTGACCAGCTTAGGAGCCATAGCAGATGGCAAGACTGACTCAACCAAGGTCTTCCTCTCTGCCTGGTCTAAAGCTTGTGCGTCCGTGCAGCCCGCTGTGATTTATGTCCCCGCTGGGAGGTTCCTGGTTCAAAATGCTGCCTTCAGCGGGCCTTGCAAGAACAACGCCATCACCTTCCGCATTGACGGCACCCTGGTGGCCCCCTCCGACTACCGCGTCATTGGAAACGCCGGTAACTGGATCTTGTTTGAGCATGTGAACGGGGTCACCATTTCCGGAGGACTTCTCGACGGACAGGGCACTGGCTTGTGGGCTTGCAAGGCGTCAACCAAGAGTTGTCCCCGCGGAGCAACC ACACTGGGTTTTTCCAGCTCCAACAACATTGTGGTGAATGGATTAGCATCCCTAAACAGCCAAATGTTCCACATAGTGATCAACGGGTGTCAAAATGTGAAAATGCAAGGTGTGAAGGTTTCCGCCTCCGGTAACAGCCCCAACACCGATGGCATCCACGTTCAAATGTCGTCGGAAGTCACCATTCTCAACTCCAAAATTGCAACTGGTGATGATTGTGTCTCAATTGGCCCTGGCACCACCAATTTGTGGATTGAAAACGTTGCATGTGGACCCGGCCATGGAATCAG TATTGGGAGCTTAGGAAAGGACTCACAAGAGGATGGTGTCCAAAATGTTACAGTTAAAACGGTTACCTTTACTGGTACTCAGAATGGTGTAAGAATTAAGTCTTGGGGGAGACCTAGCACTGGATTTGCGAGGAACATTCTTTTCCAACATATTGTAAATGTCAATGTTCAAAATCCCATCGTCATTGATCAAAATTATTGCCCTGGAAACAAAGGTTGTCCTGGTCAG GTTTCTGGAGTTAAAATCAGCGACGTGATATACCAAGACATTCACGGTACATCGGCAACACAAGTGGCTGTGAAATTCGATTGTAGTTCCAAGTACCCTTGTAGTGGAATCAAATTGGAGGATGTGAAGCTCACTTACAAGAACCAAGCAGCTGAAGCTTCATGCAAGTATGCAGGCGGAACAGCGGCCGGTACGGTTCAACCTACAAGTTGCTTGTAG